Within Eggerthella sp. YY7918, the genomic segment CATCACATCGATGTCGTGCGCATCCATTACCTCCACCAATCGGCGGTAGTCGGCATCGTTGCCGCGCTTAAGTTTGTAGCGACACGTTCCCAGTGCTGACGATGGCGTCTGCTTCAGCAGTTCGATTTCGTGCTCGGTTAGGTCGGTTAGGTCGTACAGCTTGTCGTCGAGCACGCCCTCAATGCCGTGCAGTCCCCCGAACACCCGATCATAAAGGGGGTTCAGCTGGTTGGCGCGAATGACGCCCGCCAAACTGGCGTTGATGACAGCGGTGGGGCCGCCGGATTGTGCAACAAGGCAATTTCCCATGAAGCATACTTCCAATCTCTTCAAAATTTGAAGCCTCCAGTATGAAGCTCGCATGTCAAAGGGGCAAACGATTCGTCACGTTTTTCATAGCAGTTTCGCAATGCGCACGTAGGCTCACAGGATCGGCGTGTGGAAAACGATCAAAGACACCGGTTCGCTGCCCTAGCGTAATCGCTCAAGCTTCGTTTTCACGATGCGCGTGACCGATTCATCAATCCGCGCTTCAGAAATCTCGCCGCTTGCCACCGCATCCAAAACCCCTTGGTAGGCCGCTTGGAAATCAGCAGGCATCAGCACGATATCAACGCCGGTCTGAATGGCAAGCACGCCCGCTCGATCAGGCGTGCATCGGTCGGTCACCGCGCCCATAGCCATGGAATCGGTGATGATGAGCCCTTCGTAGCTCAGCTCATTGCGTAGCAAATTGGTGACAGCCTCCGGGTTGATCGACGCGGGGGTATCGTCGCCAAACGCATTCGGTGCGCTCAGATGGCCTACCATAATAAAGGGAGTGCTCGCCTCAATGGCTGCCTTGAACGGAACAAGCTCGAAAGCGCGCAGCTCATCGAGCGTCTTCGCCGTGGTGATCGAACCGTCGTGACTGTCTCCTGCAACGCCGCCGATGCCGGGGAAGTGCTTGACGCAGCACAGCACACCTGCCTCGGTGAAGCCTTTAACCTGGGCAGATACCATACCGGCAACAAGGGTCGGGTCGGTGCCAAACGACCGCAAAGCCATCACATCGGTGGCAGGGTCGCCGCAAATATCGGAATCGGGCGCAAAGTTAAGGTTGAATCCCAAATCGCTCAGGTAGCCACCGATAGTGCTGGCAACAGTCTCTGCCTGCGCGGTATTTCCCGTCGCCCCAACCTCGGCCATGTTGTCCGCGTTCGCAATTCCAAAACCAGGGTTGCCGCCAATGCGCGAGACGGTGCCGCCCTCTTCGTCCACGCCGATGAAGAGCGGAAGGCCGCACGCATCTTGGGCGAAAGCCTGCGAGTTTGCGATCAGCGCACGTGTCTGGTCGGGGTCGATAAGGTTCTTCTGGAAGTATGCAATACCGCCCACGGGATAGGTATGCAGGGCGTTTTCGGTCGTCTCGCCTGCGAGCGTTGCCGTATCGACACCCGTGATGGCTTCGGGCGTCACTATGAACATCTGCGCGACTTTTTGCTCAAGTGTCAAA encodes:
- a CDS encoding glycoside hydrolase family 3 protein is translated as MTLRIRTLLVCCTLLLFATCCFLGCSSRAQVSTESPSTEFPNASDIAEPSANSAGDQKSPQPSGGQNADPKVSEKVASLTLEQKVAQMFIVTPEAITGVDTATLAGETTENALHTYPVGGIAYFQKNLIDPDQTRALIANSQAFAQDACGLPLFIGVDEEGGTVSRIGGNPGFGIANADNMAEVGATGNTAQAETVASTIGGYLSDLGFNLNFAPDSDICGDPATDVMALRSFGTDPTLVAGMVSAQVKGFTEAGVLCCVKHFPGIGGVAGDSHDGSITTAKTLDELRAFELVPFKAAIEASTPFIMVGHLSAPNAFGDDTPASINPEAVTNLLRNELSYEGLIITDSMAMGAVTDRCTPDRAGVLAIQTGVDIVLMPADFQAAYQGVLDAVASGEISEARIDESVTRIVKTKLERLR